The DNA window TTCCGACGGAGGTGACGAGCTTTGCTCCCAGCTGGCGAGCGGTCCAATCATGGGAGGTGGCGCGGGGGGCTCGACCGCGGGTGTGGATGTCACAGGGGCAGAGATCGAGGGCGTCGGAGCCGGAGGTCGCCCCGCTCCCAACCCGAGCCGCGGAGACGCTCCGAGGGGAATGGCGCCGAGAGGTGCTGCGCCCAAAGGGAGGGGCGCTCCGAGCGGACCAGGAGCGCCGAGAGAGCCGTGCGGTCGCTGCGAGGACGGTGGCTCGCCGGCCTGGAACGGCAAGGCCGGTTTCGAGGGCACGAGATCCCCCGTGAGGGTATCGCCTGGTGCCGACCGAGGAGGCGTCGGGCGGCTCGCTGGGGCTCCTATGTGCTCGCTGGACGCGCCTCTCCAGGTCGGCCCCGCCCCAGCAGCCAGGCGCTGAACGTCGGCCCAAGAGACGGTCTCCCCGCGCCTCTCCAGCGCCACGAACACGCTACCCGCCTCCTCCGGACCGTAGAGGGAGACCTGGCCACGCCATGTCAGGGTGCAGATGCCGCGGTCCGTGTCGATCCAGAGCGCATCTGGGATCAAAGGGACCACCTGGGGGGTCTCATCGGGTCGCTCGACATAGGCCCGCGGTCGGAGCCCTGGCAGCCTCGTGTCGAGGTGGGTGTACTCCGGGTGGAGGTGCTCGAGACGAATCCGCTGCTCGTCGAGCAACCCCGCGACTTGCTGATCGGGAGGCGCCACGTTGAAGAAATTCACGTCGAAATCGGCCGGCAACGGTTGCCTGTGCCATTCGTTCACCGCCCATGACCCCGCGCGGCGCCCCAGCTTCCGAACCCGGTCGGGCCACCCGGGCGCGATGGGGCCAAAGCCCACGGGCTCGATGGGATCGTCCGGACCCGTGAAGAGCACTCCGGGTCGCTGCAGGTTGGGCAGGATCCGCTCGCCGCGCACGCTCCCTTCTCGAGGAGGCCTCCCCACGGGGTTCCACGTGTCCAGCCCGCCTGCCGCACACTCCCACCGAAGTGACATCTTGGAGAAGGGCGTCCCTGCTTCGAGAAGCCCCGTCTGCTTGAAGACGCGATCCGCGTGAACCTCGATGCGTTTGTCGACGTCGCCCACGCAGAGCCTCGCGTCCAGGACTCGAACGCGCTCACCCCTGGGCGCATACGCATGGCCGACCAATGTCACGTCCGCACGTACACGCGGAGGGACCAGATCCGAGGGCATCTGGACGCTGCCCGCCGGATCATCACGCCAGTACCGATCAGCCGCGTGAACGGGCTCCTGTGCCGAAGCGAGAGGACACTCTCCAGGACGCAAGTCGAACGTGGCCTTGCACGCGATCGTGAGCATCCAGGAGCCTGGACGTGGCTGCCACAGCAGGGCCCCCACGGGAAGCGGACAGAGCGAAATGGCGTCCACGCAGGAGAGCATACACCGCACGACTGGACGTTCCCCGGCCCTCTACGGGAGTTGTCGACGCCATCCTCCCGGCGATAGCATGGCGTCTCCGTTCTGCTGGTGCAGCGCGGCACGCAGGGAGCCTCCCATGGCAGACGCCTCCTCGACCCGTTCGCAGTCCGCGACCCAAGCCGACTCTCGGCTCCCTGGCGACAAAGTCTTCCATGTGGAGACGCAGGTGGCCTCGGGCGACATGCTCGACGTTCGGCGCTTCCAGGTCACCGAGCGGCTCTCGTCGCTGTTCGAGATCCGGATCCGCGCCGTGTCGGACAACCCCGACATCGACTTCGAGACGGTCATCGGCCAGCCGATGCGGTTCTCCGCCCACGCGGTTCAGCAGCGGACCTGGGCGGGTCTCTGCAGCGATCTCCAGCAGGTCGCGTCCGAGGAGCACCACCTCTCCACGTACGAACTGACGCTGGTTCCACGCCTGTGGCTGCTCACACAGCGACGCAACCACCGCATGTTCCAGCACAAGTCGGAGGTCGACATCGTGCTGCAGATCTTGAGTGAGTGGGGCATCACCCCCATCCTGCAGCTCACGGGCGTCTACCGGAAACGCAAGTACCGCGTCCAGTACGGCGAAAGCGATTTCAGCTTCATCGCCCGTTTGCTCGAAGACGCTGGCATCAGCTTCTATTTCGACAATGGCGGAGAAAGCGCGCTCATCTTGGACGATGGCCCCCAGAGCAACCGCCTCCGCACGCCGATCGCCTTCCGCGACCACCCCACCGACGCAGATCTCGAACATGTCACGAAGGTCCACATCGGCCGTCGCCTACGCCCCGGCAAATATACCGTCCGTGATCACGACTACCGCCGCCCAGCCAACTATCCACTCCTCGCCACAGCCTCCGATCAGGGTCCCGTCGAGGACCGGTTGGAACGCTTCCATTATGTGCCTGGAGCCTTCCTCTTCGAGAGCGGCAGAGCCGACGGAACTCCGAGCGCCGACGACAAGGGCAGATACCGTGCCGAAGAGGCCGAGGGGGAGGCGCTCGCCCAGCGCCGTCTCGCGGCCAAGCGCACGACGGCCCGCGAGATCCACTTCGAGACGAACACCATCGATCTTGCCCCGGGGACCGTCGTCTCGTTCTTCGACCACCCGAAGAGCGAGCTGAGCGCCGAAAAGCGTCTCCTCGTCACCGCGTCACGGCTCTCTGGCCAGGTCCCGGACATCTGGCACAGCACAGCCACGGCAGTCGGCGCCGACGCCCCATACCGCCCTCCCCTCCGTACGAAGAAACCCGTCACCCGGGGCGTCGAAAGCGCGACCGTCGTCGGCCCTCCCGGCGAGGAAATCCACGTCGACGAGTTTGGTCGCGTACGTGTGCACTTCCACTGGGATCGAGAGAGCCAGATGAATGACGACTCCTCGTGCTGGATCCACGTCAGCCAACCGTGGGGTGGTCTTGGGTTCGGCGGGACCAACCTCCCGCGCATCGGCCAGGAAGTCATCGTCGATTTCCTCGGCGGCGACCCCGACCGGCCGATCATCATCGGCCGCGTGTACACCAACCTCCAGAAGACCCCCTACCGCCTGCCAGAGAGCAAGACCCAGAGCGGCTGGAAGAGCAACTCCACCCAGAATACCGGCGGGTACAACGAGCTGATGTTCGAAGACCAGGCGGGCAAAGAACTGCTCAGGATGCAGGCGGAGCGAGACCTCAACAAGCTGGTCAAGCACGACGAGCAGGGCACGATCGGCAACGATCGGACGACGTCCATCGGCCACAACGAGGACACCACCGTCGGAAACGACGCCATGAAGCAGGTGCTCAACAACGCCCGCGAGATCATCGGCATGAACCACGCCCGCGCCGTCGGCGCCAACGAATCCATCGACGTGGGCGGCTCTCAGCGCGTTCAGGTCGCCGAGAAGATCGAGATCGTTTGCGGCAAATCGAAGCTGGAGATGGACAAGAGCGGCAAGATTACGCTCTCCGGCACCGACATCACCATCACCTCCACGGGCCCCGTGCAGGTGATCGGGGATCCCATCGATCTCAATTGACTGCCTGGACCTGAACCGACCGCGTTCGGCCCCCCTCTCGACCCACCGACGACGAGAGGGATTTCAGGTGGCGCCCACGCTCACCAGTACCTGCGCGCCAAAGCCGTACCAGGTGCGCCAGGCGTCGGCGCGAAGTGGTTGAAGCCCAGCTCCGCCCCCTTCTCGACCGCCGACTCGTCGGCACCGAGCAGTCGCATCAACGCGCCAGGAGAGGTGACCACACCACCGATATAAAGCCCGATGGTGTTCATCCGCTTGCGATTCTCCTCACGCACTCGGCGTTCCTCAGCCGGAGTCAGCCCCTGTGACAGGTATTGCTGGTTCTCTGGCGGCGCCCCCCGCGGGTACAGCGCAGTGCAGACGCGGCCGTATGTTCCATTGGACGTGTACGCAGGCAGAGGCTGCAACACGGGGCCCCGCAGGGCACCACGCACCGCGGAACCAGAGTCGAAGGTCACCGGAAGATCAGCGGGAGGCTTGGAAGCCATCAGGGCACCTCGAAATCCGTGAGCAACCGCACGCGCGCCTGCATGAACGCGACTCCCATCATCCCGATTTCACGTTCATGAGGCAGAGGTCCAGGTGTCTCGCCGCGAGCTGCCCCTCGACCCGCACCTTCGCCGCCCCCTCGATGATCGCGACATCGCCGCCGCCCTGCGACACACCAGAGCACACCCCGGCGCCCATGTTCCCGATCACCCCGGAGACGATGCTTCCCACGTGGAGCACCTTCTCTTTCCGCGCCCGCACCTTCTTCGCGTAGTTCGCGCGCTCGGGTGGGAGGATCTGGTAAATGTCGAAGGGGACGATCGCCCCGTTGACCCTGCAGAAATCGGGGCTGATGTTGACCACCTTGAACGCGGGCTCAGCATCGGCGATGTGGCGCTCGCTCATGTTTCCTCCGTGGCGAAGACGAGTGCGGCTCGGATGTCCCTGGCCTGGTCCAGTGAGAGCCGCCAGCACAGGTGGACGACCGCCCGTTCGAGGTCTACGTGGACGGTGTCGAGCGGCATGCGTACCTGCTGGAGCTCACCGCGACCGTCGAGCAGCCGGGCCTCGACACGACGGCACGGCAACCTCACGACGAGCGGGTTGGTCCCTGCAACCATGCCGGTGAGGGTGAGTTCCTCGTCACCGTGCAGATACTCGGGAGTGATCAGGGCAGGGTGGGCGCACTGAAAGAAGCGCGAATCGAAGTCGTCTGCGTAATCTGCAGGGAGACCGCGCGCGATGTCCTCACGCGTACGGCGCTCCCACGCTTCATCGTACGTCCCTGCGTGCTGGAGGCGGGATCGCCATGGCCGCGCAACGGGACCGAGCCCCACGAGAGGGACCTCCTCGTTCGGCGCCGTGAGCGGATGGCTCGCTTGCTGCCACTGCGGAGCACGGATCTCACACTCCTGTGTCAAGGCGCGCGCATCGACGAAGCCCGTCCCGCTGGGGTTCGGCTGGTGGACGATCCACCGCGGCTCCGAACCGTCCGGCGGTGCTTCCGAGTCCTGGTAGGCGCCTCCGTAGGCCAGCTCGTAGCGAATGGGGACCTCGACGGTCGGCTCCGGATCGGTCAGCACCCAGCGGTCATCACGGCGACGCCACCAGCGCGGACCGGTCACCTGCACGCGATGCTCGAGCACCACAGCTCCAGTACGGCGTAGGGTCAGGCCCACGTCCCAGCACGGCGAGGCCTCCGCGGCCGGATGCACGGCTCCCGTCACCAGGACATCCGTCGAAGGCTTGCAGAGCACCACCTCCCCCGCGTGCCGAAGACTCGATCGCTCCGCGGGCACCCCGTCCCAACTCTCGTCGGCGAGGGCGATGGGCGTCTGCACCTCCGCCAGCTCCAGACGGCCAGGAGCGAGCATGAACGTGCCTTTCGCCACCACCGTGTCGTGAAAGC is part of the Chondromyces crocatus genome and encodes:
- a CDS encoding PAAR-like domain-containing protein, whose product is MSERHIADAEPAFKVVNISPDFCRVNGAIVPFDIYQILPPERANYAKKVRARKEKVLHVGSIVSGVIGNMGAGVCSGVSQGGGDVAIIEGAAKVRVEGQLAARHLDLCLMNVKSG
- a CDS encoding type VI secretion system Vgr family protein → MADASSTRSQSATQADSRLPGDKVFHVETQVASGDMLDVRRFQVTERLSSLFEIRIRAVSDNPDIDFETVIGQPMRFSAHAVQQRTWAGLCSDLQQVASEEHHLSTYELTLVPRLWLLTQRRNHRMFQHKSEVDIVLQILSEWGITPILQLTGVYRKRKYRVQYGESDFSFIARLLEDAGISFYFDNGGESALILDDGPQSNRLRTPIAFRDHPTDADLEHVTKVHIGRRLRPGKYTVRDHDYRRPANYPLLATASDQGPVEDRLERFHYVPGAFLFESGRADGTPSADDKGRYRAEEAEGEALAQRRLAAKRTTAREIHFETNTIDLAPGTVVSFFDHPKSELSAEKRLLVTASRLSGQVPDIWHSTATAVGADAPYRPPLRTKKPVTRGVESATVVGPPGEEIHVDEFGRVRVHFHWDRESQMNDDSSCWIHVSQPWGGLGFGGTNLPRIGQEVIVDFLGGDPDRPIIIGRVYTNLQKTPYRLPESKTQSGWKSNSTQNTGGYNELMFEDQAGKELLRMQAERDLNKLVKHDEQGTIGNDRTTSIGHNEDTTVGNDAMKQVLNNAREIIGMNHARAVGANESIDVGGSQRVQVAEKIEIVCGKSKLEMDKSGKITLSGTDITITSTGPVQVIGDPIDLN
- a CDS encoding DUF2169 family type VI secretion system accessory protein; translated protein: MHNPSIPAPRLEELHNRTPLLLFQCDKMAVGRRFHDTVVAKGTFMLAPGRLELAEVQTPIALADESWDGVPAERSSLRHAGEVVLCKPSTDVLVTGAVHPAAEASPCWDVGLTLRRTGAVVLEHRVQVTGPRWWRRRDDRWVLTDPEPTVEVPIRYELAYGGAYQDSEAPPDGSEPRWIVHQPNPSGTGFVDARALTQECEIRAPQWQQASHPLTAPNEEVPLVGLGPVARPWRSRLQHAGTYDEAWERRTREDIARGLPADYADDFDSRFFQCAHPALITPEYLHGDEELTLTGMVAGTNPLVVRLPCRRVEARLLDGRGELQQVRMPLDTVHVDLERAVVHLCWRLSLDQARDIRAALVFATEET